One Acidobacteriaceae bacterium genomic region harbors:
- a CDS encoding (Fe-S)-binding protein translates to MVVEFAGVGALASVELAEPLHFSVAEMILLVVLCGASLGIFLWRLWPIAGNVLRAKKDVGFSLAPVGRRVWEFFSEVVCQSKVIRQRPLPGLAHAFVFWGFLAFAVVTTNHLLTGLRVGVLQHTGIAGEFYFDFVGVWALLVAVSIAGLFVRRFFVRPRWLGEHVSVESGVIAGLIFLLMVSYLAAFTLPTDSAALKAWWWVHTVTLLAFLPIIPGTKHLHLVLSPFTIFVKRAGFSDIPKLDESETEEDFGLLAGKDVTQLIALQAYSCVECGRCTEHCPAANTGKVLNPKEIALGVRGYLNEFGPASDKPLLNELRGEEANASPDNPAANWLSMEAAFECTTCGACEFQCPVGVQHLPIIVGLRRGAVNTGAWEDKYGTKLFLALEKQGNALGMSAMERDKFVEREQLPIFDGTQEYCLWLGCMGGYDPKGREIVADFARVMRHLGTSFGVLKKEKCTGDPARRLGNDLVFGSLAEQGLKAFAQAKVQKIVAICPHCVRTIATDWREYGVAPEIEHHSEFMARHEHLLPQQDGGAIVYHDPCYLGRYRDVYDEPRAVVKKSGELVEAERHRERSFCCGAGGGLAFLGEEPGERVSNVRAKELMATGAQTIGTACPFCNTMFRDATAAVAKDSQPAVLDIAQLTARSLERANPAAKTEQPTIR, encoded by the coding sequence GTGGTCGTTGAGTTTGCGGGAGTGGGCGCGCTTGCGTCGGTCGAACTGGCGGAGCCGCTTCATTTCTCGGTCGCAGAGATGATCCTGCTGGTTGTGCTGTGCGGGGCTTCGCTGGGGATTTTTCTGTGGCGGTTGTGGCCGATCGCAGGAAATGTTCTACGAGCGAAAAAGGATGTCGGATTTTCGCTGGCGCCGGTGGGAAGGCGCGTGTGGGAGTTCTTCTCAGAAGTGGTGTGCCAGAGCAAAGTAATCAGGCAGCGGCCGCTGCCGGGGCTGGCGCATGCGTTCGTGTTCTGGGGATTCCTCGCGTTCGCGGTGGTGACGACGAATCATTTGCTGACGGGATTGCGGGTTGGTGTGCTGCAGCACACCGGGATTGCCGGCGAGTTTTATTTCGACTTCGTCGGCGTGTGGGCACTGCTGGTTGCGGTGTCGATTGCCGGGCTGTTTGTGCGGCGATTTTTCGTGCGGCCACGATGGCTGGGTGAGCATGTCTCGGTTGAGTCAGGTGTGATTGCCGGGCTGATCTTTCTGCTGATGGTGAGCTACCTGGCGGCGTTCACGCTGCCCACGGACAGCGCTGCGCTGAAGGCGTGGTGGTGGGTACACACGGTCACGCTGCTCGCGTTTCTGCCGATCATTCCGGGGACGAAGCATCTGCACCTGGTGCTGAGTCCGTTCACCATCTTTGTGAAGCGCGCGGGCTTCTCGGATATTCCGAAGCTGGATGAGTCCGAGACGGAAGAGGATTTTGGTTTGCTCGCGGGCAAGGACGTGACGCAGTTGATCGCGCTGCAGGCCTACAGCTGCGTGGAGTGCGGACGATGCACGGAGCATTGTCCGGCGGCAAATACGGGCAAGGTGCTTAATCCGAAGGAGATCGCGCTCGGCGTGCGCGGGTATCTGAACGAGTTTGGGCCGGCGAGCGACAAGCCGCTGCTGAATGAGTTGCGAGGCGAAGAGGCTAATGCATCGCCGGATAATCCAGCGGCGAATTGGCTGTCGATGGAGGCGGCGTTTGAATGCACGACCTGCGGGGCGTGCGAGTTTCAGTGTCCCGTGGGTGTGCAACATCTGCCGATCATTGTTGGACTGCGGCGCGGTGCGGTGAACACGGGCGCGTGGGAGGACAAGTACGGAACGAAGCTGTTTCTTGCGCTGGAGAAGCAGGGCAATGCGCTCGGGATGTCTGCGATGGAGCGCGACAAGTTTGTCGAGCGCGAGCAATTACCGATCTTCGACGGAACGCAGGAATACTGCCTGTGGCTGGGATGCATGGGCGGATACGATCCGAAGGGACGCGAGATTGTTGCGGACTTTGCGCGCGTGATGCGGCACCTGGGCACAAGCTTCGGCGTGCTGAAGAAGGAGAAGTGCACGGGCGATCCGGCGCGAAGGCTGGGCAATGATCTGGTGTTTGGGTCGCTCGCGGAGCAGGGGCTGAAGGCGTTTGCGCAGGCGAAGGTGCAGAAGATTGTGGCGATCTGCCCGCACTGCGTGCGCACGATTGCGACGGACTGGCGCGAGTACGGTGTGGCGCCGGAGATCGAGCATCACTCGGAGTTCATGGCGCGGCATGAACATCTGTTGCCGCAGCAGGATGGCGGAGCGATTGTGTATCACGATCCGTGCTATCTCGGGCGGTATCGCGATGTGTACGACGAGCCGCGCGCGGTGGTGAAGAAGAGTGGCGAGCTGGTGGAAGCCGAGCGGCATCGCGAGCGGAGCTTCTGCTGCGGCGCGGGTGGAGGGCTGGCGTTTCTCGGCGAAGAGCCAGGTGAGCGCGTGAGCAACGTGCGCGCAAAGGAGCTGATGGCGACCGGAGCGCAGACGATTGGAACGGCGTGCCCGTTCTGCAACACGATGTTCAGGGATGCAACGGCGGCGGTGGCGAAGGATTCGCAGCCTGCGGTGCTGGATATCGCGCAGCTCACGGCGCGGTCGCTTGAGCGCGCGAATCCTGCGGCAAAGACAGAGCAGCCGACGATAAGGTAG
- a CDS encoding electron transfer flavoprotein subunit beta/FixA family protein codes for MKIVVAVKQVPERDAPVRVAADGRGVDTGDAWTMNEPDAYALEEALQLKERLGEGEVVVLSAGPERAESTLREALAKGADRALHIVTPEDGAGSLAERDTLGVAQMLAEAVRGESPDLVLTGLQSDDLGAGQTGVVLAELLGLPHVTLVLSVEASAGAKQIRVKRELEDGWFQQIEVPVPALLTIQSGGNRLRYATLMGIKRARSKESKQVEATAAAARHDEVVRVAMPERTRQTEILSGAADQIAAKLAERLKVEVGI; via the coding sequence ATGAAGATTGTTGTGGCGGTGAAGCAGGTGCCTGAGCGCGATGCGCCGGTGCGTGTGGCGGCAGACGGGCGCGGCGTCGACACGGGCGATGCGTGGACGATGAACGAGCCGGACGCGTATGCGCTGGAAGAGGCGCTGCAGTTGAAGGAGCGGCTTGGTGAGGGCGAGGTTGTGGTGCTGTCGGCGGGGCCGGAGCGAGCCGAGTCGACGCTGCGCGAGGCGCTGGCGAAGGGCGCGGACCGCGCGCTGCACATTGTGACGCCGGAGGATGGCGCGGGATCGTTAGCCGAGCGGGACACGCTGGGCGTGGCGCAGATGCTGGCGGAGGCAGTTCGCGGCGAGTCGCCGGACCTTGTACTGACCGGCTTGCAGTCGGATGATCTTGGCGCGGGGCAGACGGGTGTTGTGCTGGCGGAGTTGTTGGGACTGCCGCACGTCACGCTGGTGCTCAGCGTAGAAGCAAGCGCGGGAGCGAAGCAGATTCGCGTGAAGCGCGAGCTGGAGGACGGGTGGTTTCAGCAGATCGAGGTGCCGGTGCCGGCGCTGCTGACGATTCAATCGGGCGGCAACCGGCTGCGCTACGCGACGCTGATGGGCATCAAGCGCGCGCGGTCGAAAGAGAGCAAGCAGGTAGAGGCTACGGCTGCGGCTGCGCGGCACGATGAGGTGGTTCGCGTCGCGATGCCTGAGCGCACGCGGCAGACGGAGATTCTGAGCGGAGCGGCGGACCAGATTGCGGCGAAGCTCGCGGAGCGGTTGAAGGTAGAGGTGGGGATCTGA
- a CDS encoding electron transfer flavoprotein subunit alpha/FixB family protein — MSVLVVMEQAAAGGWHRISREALAAAKRLAVELKMPVAAAVLGAPDANATLAAQLAGEGVATVWSVGHPLLERYTADGFVAALQQLIAEAKPAFVVLPHTYQVRDYAPALATRMGEVLVSDVIAMNVSEGAATFTRQWMGGKLNAQYRHVGSGPCFVSVQAGSFRADAADAGAAAGEVKQFSPQIDGSQIRTKPGEPFREAARTVDLGSAQVIVSVGRGIGEQDNLKIVEELASALGAELAASRPICDAGWLPMERQVGSSGQTVAPKVYVAVGISGAIQHLVGMKGARTVIAINKDPDAPIFEVADVAAVGDLFEIVPAVTRALKG; from the coding sequence ATGAGCGTTCTTGTGGTGATGGAGCAGGCGGCGGCTGGAGGGTGGCATCGCATCAGCCGCGAGGCGCTGGCGGCGGCGAAGAGGCTTGCGGTCGAGTTGAAGATGCCGGTGGCGGCAGCGGTCCTGGGCGCGCCGGATGCGAACGCGACACTGGCGGCGCAGCTCGCGGGCGAGGGTGTGGCGACGGTATGGAGCGTGGGGCATCCGCTGCTCGAGCGCTACACGGCGGATGGATTTGTGGCGGCTTTGCAGCAGTTGATTGCCGAGGCGAAGCCGGCCTTCGTGGTGCTTCCGCATACGTACCAGGTGCGGGACTACGCGCCCGCGCTGGCGACGCGCATGGGCGAGGTGCTGGTGAGCGATGTGATCGCCATGAATGTGAGCGAGGGTGCAGCGACGTTTACGCGGCAGTGGATGGGCGGCAAGCTGAATGCGCAATACCGGCACGTGGGCAGCGGGCCGTGCTTTGTGTCGGTGCAGGCGGGAAGTTTTCGCGCGGACGCGGCCGATGCTGGAGCGGCCGCGGGTGAGGTGAAACAGTTTTCACCGCAGATTGATGGTTCGCAGATTCGCACCAAGCCAGGGGAGCCGTTCCGTGAGGCGGCGCGCACGGTCGATCTCGGATCGGCACAGGTGATTGTGAGCGTCGGGCGCGGGATCGGCGAGCAGGACAACCTGAAGATCGTCGAGGAGCTGGCCAGTGCGCTGGGAGCGGAGCTGGCGGCTTCGCGGCCGATTTGCGATGCGGGGTGGCTGCCGATGGAGCGTCAGGTGGGGAGCTCGGGCCAGACGGTGGCGCCGAAGGTTTATGTCGCTGTGGGGATCTCGGGCGCGATTCAGCACCTCGTCGGAATGAAGGGCGCGCGAACGGTGATTGCGATCAACAAGGATCCGGATGCGCCGATCTTTGAGGTGGCGGACGTCGCAGCGGTAGGGGATCTGTTTGAGATTGTCCCGGCCGTAACCCGCGCGCTGAAGGGGTAA
- a CDS encoding TonB-dependent receptor, which produces MKRYRIRRLLSAFAGILAIAVASAVSAQSNSGTLTGTVADPTGAVIPGATVTIGNSVSGYTRTQTTDSAGHFQFVNVPFNPYQLSVSSSGFQNFSKRVDVSSIVAQTVPVTLAIASSSTTVTVEAPVDLTEQDPNAHTDIDRSTIAELPVESLSSQLSSIVTQLSPGVAADSDGQIHGLGDHGEVSFSVDGQPITDQQSKVFSNQVPAAAVQSMQVIEGAPPAEYGDKTSLVVVATTRSGQGITTPTGDVTLSYGNFGTSNLAANVAYGGQNWGNFISASGLESGRFLDAPEFAVYHDKGNEENLFDRVDLQMSKISSLHTNLQFTRSWFQTPNTYDTQYGYVTPGNSLDGVNTGRTDQRSQIQTIDVAPTYTRTIGDTTVLNFAPYLRRDAYDYYPSNNLLNDLGPIQQESVMQQRSLMNAGAHTDVSYVSGANNVKVGAMYQQTFLRENDTLGLVDSTLNAPGSANYNPVLTPYDLTRGGTTYTWHGRTDVKQLAMYGEDQITAGHWLINAGIRGDIYNGLAIQRVVEPRLGFAYNLPKGGTVLRASYARTQETPFNENLVLSSKGCYDPVLNAILSTLGPCNPAPFNPGFRNEFHTGVQQSIGHHFVLDAEYIWKYTHNGYDFSVLGATPITFPIEWHNSKIPGWTFSGTLTPVKGLSARVTMSSVAARFFNPQIGGVGATIGAPGGYPFRIDHDEKFNQSTHFEYKMPFKKSLFYSFNWRFDSGLVAGSVPCYGTTDPNTNCGQYSMIVNGQPAISLSSLTADEQFQAGLTCNGVKATQTTAIPGGYCLASQLTSNLVRIPAPNTENNDHNPQRIQPRNLFDMELGDDNIVHFGPNERYKFGAKLTAVNLTNKYALYNFLSTFSGTHYVTPRDVTGELDFRF; this is translated from the coding sequence ATGAAGAGATATCGAATTCGGCGTCTGCTGAGCGCATTCGCCGGCATCCTTGCGATTGCTGTCGCCAGTGCGGTGAGTGCGCAGAGCAACTCCGGCACATTGACGGGCACCGTCGCCGATCCGACCGGCGCAGTCATTCCGGGCGCCACAGTCACAATCGGAAATTCCGTGAGTGGATATACGCGCACGCAAACGACCGACAGCGCGGGTCACTTCCAGTTTGTGAACGTGCCGTTCAATCCCTATCAGCTGAGTGTTTCGAGCAGCGGGTTCCAAAATTTCTCAAAGCGTGTCGATGTGAGCTCGATTGTCGCGCAGACCGTTCCGGTGACGCTGGCGATTGCGAGCTCGTCGACGACTGTGACCGTCGAAGCGCCGGTTGACCTGACCGAGCAGGATCCGAATGCGCATACGGACATCGACCGCTCAACGATTGCGGAGCTCCCGGTGGAGAGCCTCTCCTCGCAGCTCAGCTCGATCGTCACGCAGCTATCGCCTGGCGTCGCGGCTGACTCTGATGGGCAGATTCACGGGCTTGGCGATCATGGCGAGGTCTCTTTCTCGGTCGACGGGCAGCCGATCACAGATCAGCAGAGCAAGGTGTTTTCGAACCAGGTGCCCGCTGCGGCCGTGCAGTCGATGCAGGTCATCGAGGGTGCACCCCCCGCGGAGTACGGCGACAAGACGAGTCTTGTCGTGGTCGCGACGACGCGTTCGGGGCAAGGCATAACGACGCCGACAGGCGACGTCACGCTGTCGTACGGCAACTTCGGTACGAGCAATCTCGCGGCCAACGTCGCGTACGGTGGACAGAACTGGGGCAACTTTATTTCCGCGAGTGGCCTCGAGTCCGGGCGCTTTCTCGATGCTCCTGAGTTCGCCGTTTATCACGATAAGGGCAACGAAGAGAATCTGTTCGATCGCGTTGACCTGCAGATGAGTAAAATCAGTTCTCTGCACACGAACCTGCAGTTCACGCGCTCCTGGTTTCAGACGCCGAACACCTATGACACGCAATACGGCTATGTGACGCCCGGCAATTCGCTCGACGGCGTCAATACCGGGCGGACCGACCAGCGGTCGCAGATACAGACCATCGATGTTGCGCCGACGTACACGCGCACGATCGGCGACACGACTGTGCTCAACTTCGCCCCCTACCTGCGGCGCGATGCATACGACTACTACCCGAGCAATAATTTGCTGAATGATCTTGGGCCCATCCAGCAGGAGAGCGTGATGCAGCAGCGCTCGCTAATGAATGCAGGCGCGCACACGGACGTCTCTTATGTGAGCGGGGCGAACAACGTGAAGGTCGGCGCCATGTATCAGCAGACCTTCCTGCGCGAGAACGACACGCTCGGTCTGGTTGATTCAACGTTGAATGCACCGGGAAGCGCCAACTACAACCCGGTGCTCACGCCGTATGATTTGACGCGCGGTGGAACGACCTACACTTGGCACGGGCGAACGGATGTGAAGCAGCTCGCGATGTACGGCGAAGACCAGATCACCGCCGGGCACTGGCTGATCAACGCGGGCATTCGCGGCGACATATACAACGGCCTTGCGATACAGCGCGTCGTCGAGCCGCGTTTGGGCTTTGCCTATAACCTGCCCAAGGGTGGAACGGTGCTGCGCGCATCGTACGCGCGAACGCAGGAGACACCGTTCAACGAGAACCTCGTGCTTTCGAGCAAAGGCTGCTACGACCCGGTGCTGAATGCGATCCTCAGCACGCTGGGTCCCTGCAATCCTGCGCCGTTCAACCCCGGCTTCCGCAATGAGTTCCATACCGGCGTGCAGCAGAGCATTGGGCATCACTTCGTTCTCGATGCCGAATACATCTGGAAGTACACGCATAACGGTTATGACTTCAGCGTGCTTGGCGCGACACCGATCACGTTCCCGATCGAATGGCATAACTCGAAGATTCCAGGCTGGACGTTCAGTGGAACGCTGACGCCGGTGAAGGGATTGTCCGCGCGCGTGACGATGTCCTCAGTGGCTGCGCGGTTCTTCAATCCGCAGATCGGCGGTGTGGGCGCGACCATCGGCGCACCGGGCGGATATCCGTTCCGCATAGATCACGACGAGAAGTTCAACCAGTCGACCCACTTTGAGTACAAGATGCCCTTTAAGAAGAGCCTCTTCTACTCGTTCAACTGGCGCTTTGACTCCGGCCTGGTGGCGGGATCGGTCCCTTGCTACGGAACGACTGACCCGAACACGAATTGTGGTCAGTACTCCATGATCGTCAACGGACAGCCCGCGATTAGCCTGAGCAGCCTGACCGCGGATGAGCAATTCCAGGCGGGGCTGACCTGCAACGGAGTGAAGGCAACGCAGACGACGGCGATCCCGGGCGGCTACTGCCTGGCCTCGCAGCTCACATCGAACCTTGTGAGGATTCCCGCACCGAACACGGAGAACAACGACCACAATCCACAGCGGATTCAGCCGCGCAATCTCTTCGACATGGAATTAGGCGATGACAACATCGTCCACTTCGGACCGAACGAACGCTACAAGTTTGGCGCGAAGCTCACAGCGGTCAACCTGACGAACAAGTACGCGCTTTACAACTTCCTCTCGACGTTCTCGGGAACGCATTACGTGACACCGCGGGATGTAACGGGCGAGCTGGATTTCCGGTTCTAA
- a CDS encoding glycosyltransferase: MTASPRLRLRVVIPVFNDWESLSILMRALDRIAASLDCELIVSVIDDGSTQPDDVFRQAAAELEFIEQLELVQLAVNVGHQRAIAIGLCRAADSADSDAVLVMDSDGEDPPESIPALLERAQGQREFCIVARRRRRSESLAFKASYVIYRSVFRLVTGKEIRFGNFSLISSGNVRRLTMIPDLWNNLAAAVLRSRIPLLQVPIDRGKRYAGRSKMNFTSLIVHGFSAISVYADTIFVRLLLITVVMTCLTVPAVALVLSLRLFVPAHATPGWATTVSFGLIIIVLQALFTTLTSILALLNSRVQRLMLPIVDYKPYVRDVEVLISSRSIA, encoded by the coding sequence ATGACAGCCTCTCCCCGCCTGCGCCTGAGAGTGGTGATCCCTGTCTTCAATGACTGGGAGTCGCTGTCTATCCTCATGCGCGCGCTGGACCGGATTGCCGCCTCGCTCGACTGCGAGCTGATCGTCTCTGTGATTGATGACGGATCAACACAGCCAGACGATGTTTTCCGGCAGGCTGCGGCGGAGCTGGAATTCATTGAACAGCTTGAGCTGGTGCAGCTTGCGGTGAACGTAGGACATCAGCGGGCGATCGCCATTGGCCTCTGCAGGGCGGCGGATAGCGCCGACTCTGACGCGGTTCTCGTGATGGACTCTGACGGGGAAGATCCTCCGGAGTCGATTCCGGCGCTGCTGGAGCGGGCGCAGGGGCAACGGGAGTTCTGCATTGTGGCGCGCCGGCGGCGGCGCTCGGAGAGCCTGGCCTTCAAGGCGTCGTACGTCATCTATCGCTCGGTGTTTCGGCTGGTGACAGGCAAGGAGATACGCTTCGGGAATTTCTCGCTGATCTCCTCCGGAAACGTGCGCCGGCTAACGATGATTCCGGATTTGTGGAACAACCTGGCCGCTGCTGTGCTTCGCTCGCGCATCCCACTTCTGCAGGTGCCGATCGATCGCGGCAAGCGCTATGCCGGCCGCTCGAAGATGAACTTCACCTCATTGATTGTGCATGGGTTCAGCGCGATCAGCGTGTACGCAGACACGATCTTCGTGCGCTTGCTATTGATTACCGTGGTGATGACATGCCTCACGGTTCCGGCTGTGGCGCTGGTGTTGTCGCTGAGGTTATTTGTGCCCGCGCATGCGACTCCCGGATGGGCGACAACTGTGAGCTTCGGTTTGATCATCATTGTTCTGCAGGCGCTCTTCACGACGCTGACGTCGATCCTGGCGCTGTTGAACAGCCGCGTGCAGCGCCTCATGCTTCCCATCGTGGACTATAAGCCCTACGTGAGAGACGTTGAGGTGCTGATCTCATCGAGGAGCATCGCCTGA